One Mycolicibacterium crocinum DNA window includes the following coding sequences:
- a CDS encoding Rieske 2Fe-2S domain-containing protein translates to MAKPPLSMTPTGWFQVAWSDEIAVGAVHRMKYFGQEMIAWRAESGQLTVMNAYCEHLGAHLGFGGSVVGEVLQCPFHGWQWNQQGRNVCIPYEDRPNRGRRITTYPVVERNSSVYIWHDIDGREPFFDAPDVFASFEDGSSADDYYPQQRLFEQGHEMHPQYVLENGVDFAHFKYVHGTPINPIFTRHDFDQPVSYVDFTITFEGDDGQRIEDVSSGVEAINGGLGIAVTKSWGMIDNRTISAITPVDDCTSDVRFMVYIGRTPGKDTERAAARAEEFGLEVIRQFRQDIHIWAHQRYSDPPALAQSEYQGFTAIRQWALQFYPDGKGGSAAALKAAEAR, encoded by the coding sequence GTGGCCAAGCCACCGCTGTCGATGACACCGACCGGCTGGTTTCAGGTTGCCTGGTCCGATGAGATTGCCGTGGGCGCCGTCCACCGCATGAAGTACTTCGGCCAGGAGATGATCGCCTGGCGCGCAGAATCCGGGCAGCTGACCGTGATGAACGCCTATTGCGAACACCTTGGCGCGCATCTGGGCTTCGGAGGTTCGGTCGTCGGCGAAGTCCTGCAATGCCCATTTCATGGCTGGCAGTGGAATCAGCAGGGCCGCAATGTCTGCATCCCCTACGAGGACCGCCCCAACCGCGGCCGCCGCATCACCACCTACCCGGTGGTGGAGCGCAACAGCTCCGTCTACATCTGGCACGACATCGACGGCCGCGAGCCATTCTTTGATGCCCCTGACGTTTTCGCATCCTTCGAGGACGGCAGCAGCGCCGACGACTACTACCCTCAGCAGCGCCTTTTCGAGCAGGGCCATGAGATGCATCCGCAATACGTCCTGGAGAACGGCGTCGATTTCGCGCACTTCAAGTACGTCCATGGAACACCGATCAACCCGATATTCACCCGCCACGACTTTGACCAACCCGTCTCGTACGTCGACTTCACGATCACCTTCGAGGGCGACGACGGCCAGCGCATCGAAGACGTCAGCAGCGGCGTCGAAGCGATCAACGGAGGTCTGGGCATCGCGGTCACCAAAAGCTGGGGCATGATCGACAACCGCACGATCTCCGCGATCACGCCGGTCGACGACTGCACTTCCGATGTGCGATTCATGGTCTACATCGGCCGCACCCCCGGCAAGGACACCGAACGCGCCGCAGCCCGTGCCGAGGAGTTCGGCCTGGAAGTCATCCGTCAGTTCCGCCAAGACATCCACATCTGGGCCCACCAGCGCTACTCCGACCCGCCGGCACTGGCCCAATCCGAATACCAGGGCTTCACCGCGATTCGGCAATGGGCCCTGCAGTTCTACCCCGACGGCAAAGGCGGCAGCGCCGCGGCATTGAAGGCCGCCGAAGCCCGATGA
- a CDS encoding NAD(P)H-dependent amine dehydrogenase family protein, with the protein MTTPIRVFQVATGNVGSEMIKRLQTRPDLELVGVHCYSPDKVGRDAGELAGIGPIGVTATGSIEEIIAAKPDVLTFHGVFPDEDLYVKILEAGINIVTTADWITGWHRDTNHPHPSGKPVSQVLAEACEKGGATFYGTGMNPGLNQILGVVCSADVADIENVTTIESVDVSCHHSKDTWIEVGYGLPVDDPSIPGKLRKYTEVFADSVLMMADCFGLTLDEVKFDYELGACTEDVDLGWYVLPKGSLGGNYIKYQGMVDGVPRVETHLEWQMTPHTDPSWNIKGCYITQIKGDPNIYNKHMIFPKPGVDLSNPDNFASIGMTVTGMPALNVIASVVAAKPGLLTSADVPLRGFAGRFTPEAYSS; encoded by the coding sequence ATGACCACACCCATTCGGGTATTCCAAGTTGCCACCGGGAATGTCGGTTCTGAAATGATCAAGCGCCTGCAAACCCGCCCTGACCTGGAACTAGTTGGGGTGCATTGCTATTCGCCCGACAAGGTCGGCCGTGACGCCGGCGAGCTGGCGGGTATCGGACCGATCGGAGTCACCGCGACCGGCAGCATCGAGGAGATCATCGCCGCCAAACCGGACGTCCTGACCTTCCATGGCGTGTTCCCCGACGAAGATCTCTACGTGAAGATCCTCGAAGCGGGGATCAACATCGTGACGACAGCCGACTGGATCACCGGCTGGCATCGGGATACCAATCATCCCCACCCCTCGGGTAAGCCGGTGTCCCAAGTGCTGGCCGAAGCGTGCGAGAAGGGTGGGGCGACGTTCTATGGCACCGGCATGAACCCCGGTCTGAACCAGATCCTCGGTGTCGTCTGTTCGGCCGATGTAGCCGACATCGAGAACGTCACGACGATTGAGTCCGTCGACGTGTCGTGCCACCACTCCAAGGACACCTGGATCGAGGTGGGTTACGGCCTGCCGGTGGACGATCCGTCGATCCCGGGCAAGCTCCGAAAGTACACCGAGGTTTTCGCCGACAGTGTGCTGATGATGGCTGACTGCTTCGGCCTGACACTCGACGAGGTCAAATTCGACTATGAACTGGGGGCCTGCACCGAGGACGTGGACCTGGGCTGGTACGTACTGCCCAAGGGCTCGCTCGGCGGCAACTACATCAAATACCAGGGCATGGTCGACGGTGTGCCGCGGGTTGAGACCCACCTGGAGTGGCAGATGACACCGCACACCGACCCGAGCTGGAACATCAAGGGCTGCTACATCACTCAGATCAAGGGTGACCCCAATATCTACAACAAGCACATGATTTTCCCGAAGCCGGGAGTCGACCTGTCCAATCCGGACAACTTCGCGTCGATCGGCATGACTGTGACGGGTATGCCCGCACTCAACGTCATCGCATCCGTCGTCGCGGCCAAACCGGGGCTGTTGACGAGCGCCGACGTGCCGCTGCGCGGATTCGCCGGCCGCTTCACGCCGGAGGCATATTCAAGCTGA
- a CDS encoding TetR/AcrR family transcriptional regulator — MTDLVEPVRRPNRRGLATRAAMLDAALVALSSGDPRAVSATRIAKDIGATWGAVQYQFGDVDGFWSAVLHRTAERRAKAMTFAGEHDSTLEDRVGAIIDTLYHGLTSPDSRAIENLRAALPQDPRELERLYPRTAAELSSWAASWLRICQDAFAGLDVDPERVRHVATLIPGAMRGLVSERQLGSYADLDLARDTLTKALAGYLKG, encoded by the coding sequence ATGACCGACCTGGTGGAGCCTGTGCGTCGCCCGAATCGGCGCGGTTTGGCCACCCGGGCGGCCATGCTCGACGCCGCGCTCGTTGCGCTCTCCTCCGGAGATCCCCGGGCGGTGTCGGCCACTCGCATCGCCAAAGACATCGGTGCGACGTGGGGAGCGGTGCAGTACCAGTTCGGCGACGTCGACGGCTTTTGGTCTGCGGTGCTACACCGAACCGCTGAGCGCCGTGCCAAGGCCATGACCTTTGCGGGAGAACATGATTCAACGCTGGAGGACCGTGTCGGGGCCATCATCGACACTCTCTATCACGGCTTGACGTCGCCGGATTCGCGCGCGATCGAGAATCTGCGTGCGGCTCTCCCGCAAGATCCGCGCGAGTTGGAAAGGCTCTACCCGCGCACCGCCGCTGAGCTGTCCTCATGGGCTGCCAGCTGGCTGCGCATCTGCCAAGACGCTTTCGCCGGTTTGGATGTCGATCCCGAGCGCGTGCGCCATGTCGCGACACTCATCCCGGGCGCGATGCGCGGCCTGGTCTCGGAACGGCAATTGGGTTCGTACGCCGACCTGGACCTCGCCCGAGACACGTTGACCAAGGCATTGGCCGGCTATCTGAAAGGATGA
- a CDS encoding YciI family protein translates to MSNRRHPDRHHDDNTPEREDDTMRYCLLMHYEEGPSVGLTEADMAPAMAAFAAYADDLSAAGVLITTNVLDAVANTTTVTARGGVPEIQDGPFADTKEKLGGIFVIEVADLDEALAWAQRNPANGWGSIEIRPVARTYAPGRGWYHP, encoded by the coding sequence GTGTCGAATCGACGGCACCCTGATCGTCATCACGATGACAACACACCCGAACGTGAGGACGACACCATGCGCTATTGCCTGCTGATGCACTACGAAGAGGGACCTTCGGTCGGCTTGACCGAGGCAGACATGGCCCCGGCCATGGCGGCCTTTGCCGCCTACGCCGACGACTTGTCCGCCGCCGGGGTGCTGATCACCACTAACGTCTTGGATGCTGTGGCCAACACGACGACCGTGACAGCGCGCGGAGGAGTTCCAGAGATTCAGGACGGTCCCTTCGCCGACACCAAGGAGAAGCTCGGCGGCATCTTCGTGATCGAGGTGGCGGACCTCGACGAGGCGCTGGCCTGGGCTCAACGAAACCCCGCAAACGGCTGGGGATCGATCGAGATCCGGCCCGTGGCACGGACGTACGCCCCCGGCCGCGGGTGGTACCACCCCTGA
- a CDS encoding TetR/AcrR family transcriptional regulator, producing the protein MDSRRAPATGDWLIGRDRHTEAAERIYAAAAELMSRNGYDGFNIDELAAKVHCSPATIYRHAGGKTAIRDAVLSRQAERILESVREAIAGLTGADRIVKATTVALQRMRTDPLAIIMRSMAPVPGEEWLTTSPVVTRLAAEMIGVANPDPLAAQWLIRTFLALWYWPMEDAATEDHMVRRFLGPPYTADADSVG; encoded by the coding sequence ATGGATTCGCGGCGAGCACCGGCGACGGGTGACTGGCTGATCGGACGGGATCGCCACACCGAGGCGGCCGAGCGCATCTACGCCGCAGCCGCGGAACTGATGTCCCGAAACGGGTACGACGGCTTCAACATCGACGAGCTGGCCGCCAAGGTCCACTGTTCCCCCGCGACCATCTACCGCCATGCCGGGGGCAAGACCGCCATCCGCGACGCGGTGCTGAGCCGGCAAGCCGAACGCATACTCGAGTCGGTCCGCGAAGCCATCGCCGGGCTAACAGGTGCTGACCGCATCGTCAAGGCCACCACCGTCGCGTTGCAGCGCATGCGAACCGACCCGTTGGCGATCATCATGCGATCGATGGCCCCGGTTCCTGGCGAGGAATGGCTCACGACGTCGCCGGTCGTTACCCGCCTGGCCGCCGAGATGATCGGTGTCGCGAATCCCGATCCTCTTGCCGCACAATGGTTGATCCGTACATTTCTTGCGCTGTGGTACTGGCCGATGGAAGACGCCGCTACCGAGGACCACATGGTGCGGCGATTCCTCGGCCCTCCATACACCGCAGACGCCGACTCGGTCGGCTAA
- a CDS encoding RNA polymerase sigma factor produces the protein MLAILAAPGRDLMAAEDALADALERALTCWDTDGVPAKPEAWVLTVARNRLRDLWKSAGYRLSTPLDDIDPVAEEIDAAEIPDRRLELMLVCAHPGIAASVRTPLMLQAVLGIDSAAIAAAFAVEPAAMAQRLVRAKRRIRDTGIPFAMPAREDLATRLPAVLEAVYGAYAIDRRLEPGGAPLESLSAEVLHLALTLAELLPDEPEVLGLAALVCLAEARRPARVDADGVFVPLDEQDPAVWDRSLLDRGEELLARAYRYGRPGRFQYEAAIQSAHSSRAFGVPVDLLAVRKLYRALVLVAPSLGARVALAALDGEIDGPLAGLQSLDRLDAKNFQPAWVVRGHLLTAAGRLAEGRAAYRRAADLTTNPAVAEYLVKLMRANDIRP, from the coding sequence CTGCTCGCGATACTCGCCGCTCCCGGTCGTGACCTGATGGCGGCCGAGGACGCGCTGGCGGACGCCCTCGAGCGGGCACTCACCTGCTGGGACACCGATGGCGTACCCGCCAAACCGGAGGCCTGGGTGCTGACGGTGGCACGAAACCGCCTGCGGGATCTGTGGAAGTCAGCGGGATATCGGCTGAGCACACCGCTTGACGACATCGATCCGGTTGCCGAGGAGATCGACGCTGCTGAGATTCCCGACCGTCGTCTTGAGCTGATGCTGGTATGCGCCCATCCCGGCATCGCCGCGTCGGTACGGACGCCCTTGATGCTGCAGGCTGTGCTGGGGATCGACTCGGCAGCCATCGCCGCAGCCTTCGCGGTCGAACCTGCGGCGATGGCTCAACGCCTGGTGCGGGCCAAGCGGCGGATCCGGGACACCGGCATACCGTTCGCGATGCCCGCGCGCGAAGACCTGGCGACGCGGTTGCCGGCGGTGCTGGAAGCGGTGTACGGCGCGTATGCCATCGATCGCCGACTCGAACCCGGCGGGGCACCGCTGGAGTCGCTGTCGGCGGAGGTGTTGCACCTCGCACTGACCCTGGCCGAGTTGTTGCCCGACGAACCCGAAGTGCTGGGCCTCGCGGCGTTGGTGTGCCTTGCGGAGGCTCGACGCCCGGCTCGTGTGGACGCCGATGGAGTCTTCGTTCCGCTTGATGAGCAAGATCCGGCGGTGTGGGATCGTTCGCTACTTGATCGCGGAGAGGAGCTGCTCGCGCGGGCGTATCGCTACGGTCGACCGGGTCGATTTCAGTACGAGGCGGCCATCCAATCCGCGCATTCGAGTCGCGCGTTCGGTGTGCCCGTCGATTTGCTCGCGGTGCGAAAGCTATATCGGGCGCTGGTTCTGGTCGCGCCCTCGCTCGGTGCCCGAGTGGCGCTAGCGGCTCTCGACGGCGAGATTGATGGTCCGCTGGCAGGTCTGCAGAGTCTGGATCGGCTGGACGCCAAGAACTTTCAGCCCGCCTGGGTGGTCCGCGGCCATCTCTTGACGGCAGCCGGTCGTCTCGCCGAGGGCAGGGCGGCGTACCGTCGGGCCGCTGATCTGACGACTAACCCCGCCGTAGCGGAGTATCTGGTTAAGCTCATGCGAGCTAACGACATTCGACCCTGA
- a CDS encoding cytochrome P450 → MTLLADATDFFTAALQDPYPLYDRMREQAPVQRIGDSTFYAVCGWDAVIEAVNRVEDFSSNLTATMVYRDGVVTPFDMGPLGGDQHALATADDPLHDAHRKLLVPHLAAKRIRVIEEFAEATAIQLWTQGVIDGRIEWMSAMANRLPMMVVADLLGLPQEDVDKLIRLGYATTTLLDGVVSQSELDAAGAAAMELAGYVMEHFAKAGENPAPGLIGDLAARYASGEVEHMPAMAIMLTLFSAAGESTASLLGSAAWILATHNDIQEQLRAQPERLGAFIEETLRYESPFRGHYRHVVRDTTLAGVELPADSRLLLMWGAANRDPRQFENPNEFRLDRTGGKGHIAFGKGAHFCVGAALARLEAQIVLRTLLDQTTWIEAAEVGQWLPSILVRRLDRLTLAVR, encoded by the coding sequence ATGACCCTCTTGGCGGACGCCACCGACTTCTTCACTGCCGCCCTGCAGGATCCGTACCCGCTGTACGACCGGATGCGCGAGCAAGCACCGGTGCAGCGCATCGGTGACTCCACCTTCTACGCAGTGTGCGGCTGGGACGCGGTGATTGAAGCCGTCAACCGCGTGGAAGACTTTTCCTCCAATCTGACCGCGACGATGGTGTATCGCGATGGCGTCGTCACACCGTTCGATATGGGTCCTCTTGGCGGTGATCAGCATGCGCTGGCCACCGCCGACGACCCGTTGCACGACGCGCACCGCAAGCTGCTGGTGCCACACCTGGCCGCCAAGCGGATACGCGTTATCGAGGAGTTCGCCGAAGCGACCGCGATACAACTGTGGACGCAAGGGGTGATTGACGGGCGCATCGAGTGGATGAGTGCGATGGCTAATCGGCTCCCGATGATGGTGGTGGCCGACCTGCTGGGATTGCCCCAGGAAGACGTCGACAAGTTGATTCGACTGGGCTACGCCACCACCACTCTGCTCGACGGCGTCGTCAGCCAGAGCGAACTCGACGCCGCAGGTGCGGCGGCGATGGAGCTAGCCGGTTACGTCATGGAGCATTTCGCCAAGGCGGGGGAGAACCCTGCGCCGGGGCTGATCGGCGACCTGGCGGCCCGTTACGCCTCGGGTGAAGTCGAGCATATGCCGGCAATGGCGATCATGCTGACATTGTTCAGTGCCGCAGGTGAATCCACTGCTTCCTTGCTGGGCAGCGCGGCCTGGATCTTGGCCACGCACAACGACATTCAGGAACAGTTGCGCGCGCAGCCCGAACGGCTGGGGGCGTTCATCGAGGAGACGCTGCGGTACGAGTCACCGTTTCGCGGGCACTATCGCCACGTCGTCCGGGACACCACTCTGGCCGGTGTCGAGCTGCCAGCCGACTCACGACTGTTGTTGATGTGGGGGGCCGCCAACCGCGACCCCCGACAGTTCGAGAATCCCAACGAGTTCCGCCTGGACCGCACCGGCGGGAAAGGGCACATCGCGTTCGGCAAGGGCGCGCACTTCTGCGTCGGGGCCGCACTGGCCCGCTTGGAAGCCCAGATCGTGTTGCGGACGCTGCTGGATCAGACCACCTGGATCGAAGCCGCGGAGGTTGGTCAGTGGCTACCCAGCATCCTGGTCCGCCGACTTGATCGTCTGACACTGGCCGTGCGATGA